One Drosophila willistoni isolate 14030-0811.24 chromosome 2R unlocalized genomic scaffold, UCI_dwil_1.1 Seg167, whole genome shotgun sequence DNA segment encodes these proteins:
- the LOC6642310 gene encoding UDP-glycosyltransferase UGT5 — MDHGGMAKILVVALILTLIGGSQSANILGIFTSTSPSHLIVHMSVAKVLAENGHNLTIITVLKPPVKHKDFNIIQVPLEKDQENQLNTAMASMAGKNFNMIRMLIDMLGQMRIVFDVGATALKDPRVVDLYENKDNKFDLAIVGHLLTEYQLGLAHKLKVPVILSATMPPSDSVGGIIGNPKDNTITGKGLKERFRTLALSNAFRIFNWFQDSRNIEHYKNLYGNDPAMPKYEDLRKNISLIFCNSHGLSEGPIRANLPGIVEIGGIQVKDKPAELPQNLKEFIGNATHGAILLSLGSNLKGDFIKPNTVKDMFKVLSQLKERVVWKWENLENTPGKSDNILYSKWLPQDDVLAHPKIKLFITHAGKGGISEAQYHGKPMLALPVLADQPQNAIAMAKAGFGLSLPLLELEEEKFRENLLEVLNNPKYGQSIKQFSQLYRDRPLTARQTVLYWVNYVLRHRGAAHLQSPVVHMGFLQANNLDIYFILLTLFVISIWLFKISITFIIRKVLKKKTVSEKVKNQ, encoded by the exons ATGGATCACGGTGGTATGGCTAAAATTCTCGTGGTGGCTCTTATCCTAACGCTAATCGGAGGGTCACAGAGTGCAAATATACTTGGCATTTTTACAAGTACAAGTCCCTCGCATTTGATTGTTCACATGTCGGTGGCGAAAGTTCTTGCCGAGAATGGACACAATTTGACAATTATAACCGTGCTAAAGCCACCAGTGAAACACAAGGACTTTAATATCATCCAAGTGCCACTTGAGAAAGATCAAGAGAACCAATTGAACACGGCCATGGCTAGTATGGCTGGAAAGAATTTTAATATGATCAGAATGCTAATCGATATGCTGGGGCAAATGAGAATTGTGTTTGATGTTGGAGCAACAGCCCTAAAAGATCCGCGGGTGGTTGATCTTTATGAGAATAAGGATAATAAATTCGATCTGGCCATTGTTGGCCATTTGCTAACGGAATATCAATTGGGTTTGGCTCATAAACTGAAAGTTCCTGTTATATTGTCAGCCACAATGCCGCCATCTGATAGTGTGGGCGGTATTATAGGAAATCCCAAAGACAATACAATTACTGGCAAAGGACTTAAGGAGCGTTTCAGAACGTTGGCATTAAGTAATGCCTTTAGGATTTTTAATTGGTTTCAAGACTCAAGGAACATAGAGCATTACAA AAATCTCTATGGCAATGATCCAGCTATGCCAAAATATGAAGATTTGCGTAAGAATATTTCTCTAATTTTCTGCAATTCGCATGGCTTGAGTGAGGGACCGATTCGAGCCAATTTACCAGGCATAGTCGAAATTGGTGGAATACAAGTTAAGGACAAACCAGCAGAGTTGCCGCAAAACTTGAAAGAATTCATCGGAAATGCAACACACGGAGCCATTTTACTTAGTCTGGGCTCCAACCTGAAGGGGGACTTTATAAAACCAAATACCGTCAAAGATATGTTCAAAGTTCTATCACAATTGAAGGAGCGTGTGGTTTGGAAATGGGAAAATCTTGAGAATACTCCCGGAAAATCTGACAATATACTATACTCGAAATGGTTGCCACAAGACGATGTTCTGGCCCATCCCAAGATAAAACTTTTCATCACTCATGCCGGCAAGGGAGGCATTTCGGAGGCTCAGTATCATGGCAAACCGATGTTGGCCCTTCCCGTTTTGGCTGACCAACCACAAAATGCTATAGCCATGGCCAAAGCAGGATTTGGCTTGAGTTTGCCTCTGCTCGAGCTGGAAGAGGAAAAGTTCAGAGAGAATCTCTTGGAAGTTCTCAATAATCCTAAATATGGGCAGAGTATTAAGCAATTCTCTCAACTCTATCGCGATCGTCCTCTCACAGCACGTCAAACCGTTCTTTATTGGGTCAACTATGTGCTCAGACATCGTGGAGCTGCTCATCTTCAGAGTCCAGTGGTTCATATGGGATTCCTGCAGGCTAATAATTTGgatatttactttattttattaactctatttgtaatttcaatatggttatttaaaatttccattacttttattattagaaaagttttaaaaaagaaaacggtTTCTGAGAAAGTGAAGaaccaataa